CGAATGAGCCTGCGCCACCGGCTACTGCGCGTCGGCGCAGAGCACCGCCACCGGGCATCGGGCGCGGTGGAGGACGCCGGAGGCGACCGAGCCGAGCAGCAGGGCCGCGAGCGGGCCCCGGCGGTTCCGGTGGCCCACGACGAGGAGCTGGGCTTCGCGGGCCATTTCGCTCAAGGCCGCCACCGGGTGGCCGCGCGGGGTGTGCCTGCGCACGACGACGTCCGGGTACTTCTCGCGCCAGCCCGCCAGCTGGTGGCCGAGGCTGCGCTCGGCTTGACCGCGCGCCTCGGCCAGTTCTTCCGGTGGTGCCAGCACGACCGAGAACTCCGCGCCCGGCGCCTCCCACACCTGCATCACGACGAGTTCGGCCCGGCGGGCGGCGGCCACGTCGAAGGCGAACTGGAGGACCTGCTGGCCGTGCGGGGAGTCGTCCACGCCGACCAGCACCGGTCCGGCGCTCTCCCGGTGCTCGTGCACGACCACGACCGGGCAGCGGGCGTGGGTCGCGACCTTGGTGCTGATCGAGCCCCGCAGCATCCCGGCGGCCGCGGCGCGGCCTCTCGCGCCCAGCACCACGAGCTGGGCGTGGGAGGAGCACCGGATCAGCTCGGCCGCCGGACGACCGCGGGCGATCTTCACGCTGATCGCGGTAGCCGGGTCCGTGCCGCGGAACCGGTCTGCGATGCCCTCCACCACCTCTTCGACCACGCCGTCCCGGAACGGGTGGTCGTTGATGACTACGGCGTGCACCTCCGCTCCGCGCAACGCGGCTTCGCCGACGGCCCACGCCAGCGCGTCGACCGACCGCTCGGAGCCGTCCACGCCGACGAGCACGGGTCCCTCGGCCAGCATGCGACCTCCTCCACGACCAGCCGAACCGGACAAATCGTCCGGCCCCAGGATCGCAGGACCGGGCCGACTCACGCGCGCTGTGCGGGCCTGAGCTGCGGTTCCGCCGCGCTGGGGGCAAGGGCGCCGCGACCAGGCAGCAGCCGAGGACGCACCCGCAGCGCCGAGCCGAGCAATCCGTTTCGAGGACCGCGAGTTCGGCGAGCGGCGCGATGCCCGCCAGCACAGCGAGGCCGATCGGCAGGTTGACACAACAGCCACGGCCAGTCGGCGGCGCCGAGGATCGAGCCGCCGATCAGCGGCCCCAGCACCGGAGAGGGAGGTGCTGCACCCGCTCCGCTTCGGCATCCGCGCGCATCATGCCGTTGCCTCCCCCATCGCCACCCGCAGGCTCTTCGGCCGCAGGTCGGTCCAGTTCGCCCGCACGTGCTCCAGGCACGCTTCGCGGCCCTCCGGACCGAACACCCGCCGCCAGCCCGCCGGGATCTCGGCGAACTCGGGCCAGAGCGAGTGCTGCTCCTCGTCGTTGACGAGCACCAGGAAGGTGCCATCGGGATCGTCGAACGGGTTCATGCTCACCTCTTTCGGTCAGTGCTTGCTGCGGCTCACCGGTTCCGCCTGCGGCGCGCCGCTTCGGCGAGCACTTCCAGGCACTCCGCGGTCGTCGGCCAGTCCAGGCAGCCGTCGGTCACGCTGACGCCGTAGCGCAGCGGTTTCGCCGCGATGTCCTGGCTCCCGGCACCCAGGAACGACTCGACCATGACGCCGCGCAGACCGCGGTTGCCCGCGGCGACCTGAGCCGCCAGGTCCTCGACCACGCCCGGCTGCCGCCGGTGGTCCTTCCCGCTGTTGCCGTGCGAGGCGTCCACCACCACGCCGGTTCCCAGTCCCGCGGCGTGCAGCTGGTCGAGCGTCGCACCGACGGAACCGGCGTCGTAATTCGGCTGCGCACCACCGCGGAGCACGACGTGACAAGCCGGGTTTCCCGCGCCGACCACCGCGGCAGGCGCTCCGTTGCTCGCCACACCGGGGAAGGTGTGGGCCGCTCGCGCGGCGCGCACCGCGGCGATCGCGACATCGACGTCGCCGGTCACGGCGTTCT
This portion of the Saccharopolyspora antimicrobica genome encodes:
- a CDS encoding universal stress protein, producing MLAEGPVLVGVDGSERSVDALAWAVGEAALRGAEVHAVVINDHPFRDGVVEEVVEGIADRFRGTDPATAISVKIARGRPAAELIRCSSHAQLVVLGARGRAAAAGMLRGSISTKVATHARCPVVVVHEHRESAGPVLVGVDDSPHGQQVLQFAFDVAAARRAELVVMQVWEAPGAEFSVVLAPPEELAEARGQAERSLGHQLAGWREKYPDVVVRRHTPRGHPVAALSEMAREAQLLVVGHRNRRGPLAALLLGSVASGVLHRARCPVAVLCADAQ
- a CDS encoding MbtH family protein gives rise to the protein MNPFDDPDGTFLVLVNDEEQHSLWPEFAEIPAGWRRVFGPEGREACLEHVRANWTDLRPKSLRVAMGEATA